ccgatctgaataatatgtTCGGAAACTGACGCGTTgtcttgaataaaaatatatgccaaaatTGGTGAATGAATTATACTAGGACGTGGTTTCgctcggttagtttgtatgacagttgaGTACTATAGTGTTTGggtctgaacaatttatttggaGAATTAACTTCTTGGTAAACTTAGTATACCTTGATCAGAGTATAATAAATTACTACATAAAACACCGTGCCTTCATTCATATGCGAAGTGGTACATAACTGCATACACAAgctaaaacatatttaatagtaatatttttgaataaaagtaTGGCTCGCACTACTGAGAATACCTTTGTCTACATTAACACGTTTAGGCTGAAcgcataaattaatttgaaatgcaATTTATAAACAGTGATTAAATGACTATTTATCATGTGGTATTAACTcttgtaatgtatgtatatagcaatgTAAACACATCTGTATCTTCACTATCGCATTcattattgattttattaactCTCCGCTGCAGCAAACGCTAATACAACACCTGTAGATAACGATTACACAAACAAGATTACtgtaaaattgtaaaacaatttttcaatgcacttgtttttatagctttttcgtttttttcacaTTGttctttttcataaatttttttttacaaatcagCACATAATTTAGTTTACATATACTTAAAAGACTACAAATGATGACTCAACTAACCAACCGGTGTTGGTCGCAGGACATTAAAACATGCATTCAGATCAAAAAGCCTTGGGAGCGGCACAATAAACAATAGatatatacttacttatatacatatacatataaataatatttcaataattattatCCGTACCTTAGCTAATTTAATGTCATCCATGGTCCTTGAACTTGGAAGTGTGTCAGGAAAATAACAATATTACAGCACAATATAGGTATATTAGGTTTTTCACATCCAGCTGttgaaatactatttttttcgcAAAGAACTTTCACTTGAAAAGGTGTTTTAGAATGGTTAAGAAAATAACTTGTCACATTAATGTATATACAGTCGAAACTAATGAAAGCttttatcacatttttatatcgaataataatattgaaatacgtatatgtattttttatttaatccgaGAGCAGAATTTTGCAGAAGATACGAAAAATTTAGATTCCGACAAAGTCAACCAAACAATCAAACAACGTAGATTTACATTTAATCCACATTCTCTGAAAAAATAAGCGACGAATAATCAGAAGACAACAAAACGGTTGACGTTTCATATGTCAGTACAGAGAACGTAAATTATaaacagagaacgtttatctgTTATAAATACGTTCTTTGAATTCAACATTTCAATAATATAGCAACACTACTCTTATGAGGgttgaaataatgttttgctaGACAtcattgtttttaaaatttctgttaaaattcaaatcaaataattcCCAATGTGGGATTTTAACGATCTTCTGAGGTAGCATTGCAAATCTCCaaagaatgaaaatattgtctGAATCTCGAATTCGCAGAACAccgaaaacaaattatttaagcCTTCCCACAGCAGGTGGAACAAActaaaaatgttgaataaactaaaaaaagtgaTTCCCAACTAAACCCTAGTTTAATGTCAGTAGTCGTATAAAGCTCCAACTTCTCCTGGCCACGTAATACCGATATCACTGAGTTTGTAACACTTTGATTTAGTTGAACCCTTAATTTGACTTCCACTGAGTTTTATGTATCAAACAGCGTagaatataaacataaataactgTATAAGCAAACCTTTTTTCTTTACTACTTTTATTTTGCTGTGAGTGTAACatacataaaatttcataaaactgtCAAAACCTTTCgggaaaatttgaattaaaacatacaaatgtataaaaaaacaacaatagtacATAtgatcatacatatgtatgtattatgtacatatgttcatgGCATACCAATATCGATACTGTTATAACGGAATATTCAAAAGGCAAAATCAGTAAGGCACAGTGTTAACCACCagttacatacatttttttgtatgtgcaaaattcaaaaagtcaTTTTCGCATTCCAACATATTTTGTCCAAATGCCTTTGTTATCGAAATATGATTTATTGCGGGAACAGATGATAGCATTCTTAAAAATTGCGGCATATGCTTCTGGAATAGCACTGTTCTTGTATAGATTATATAGAAACTCATAGATCTGaaaaggaatatttttaaaatatttacaatttattaaaaatatactacAAATTACTTTTGCTTCCTGATCCTTCCAAAATATATGCTCACACATAAATTGCATGCTCTCGGGGAAAAGTGCAAAGCGATCTTTGCGTTGTGTGGCTACAGAATCCAAATTACCAAGAAGAACGGCGCAGCCGGAAAGTACAACTACagctaaaatgaaaatatctaaAAGATACAAAACTTTatctaatttttctttgttggaCGATTCAGCCAAGAGCGCCTGTATTTGCAAAAACATTTCCATAATCCAGTTACAAGACTGTTCATCGCTTTTAAAGGCATATAAAGTTGAAACCAGGTGACGGAAGAAGAATGGCTGCTCCTCGCGACGAGTGGAATAAGCATCTATGATAGGTGCAAGCCACTTTAATGGATTGGACAACTGAGTGTTATATAACACTAAGTAGCACCTTATAATGGTGGCCTTTTTCAGTTTACCAATTGGGGTTTCCCACCAATTGGCCGGCGATGTGAGACCGTCAATGGAATTGGGATGTAAAACGGATACAACCTCTGTATATCGCTCGAATAACTACGAATAAGAGTAGAACAACAACCTTATTAACACAATCGCAGAAGAAAAAGAGACTAGTTTACCCTCGAATCCAAATCCATAGAGTCCATATAACGTTCAATAATAAGTGTGAATATATCGAGCACTTCTGGGATGTCACATTTGCCTAAGAATATGTATTTCACACTGTCTATGAACTTTTCAAAAAGGCAGcctgcaaaatatatttaatttctttcagcATTAGTTTGGAATAATAGCTTAGCTTATTTTCTGATCATACCTTCTGTAAAACCACTCAGTTGTGATTCCTTGAAACTATATATCGCTATTTTTTCGGcaaagttctttaaaatttGCAAGCTCACTCCATTCGAAATCTCAGGGAGCAAAGAGAATAATAGCAACAAGTCTTCTTCAAAACAATTCGGTTCGAAGTCCACCAGGAAATTTTCCAGCAATCGTCGGGCAGTGCCAGAGTGTAGTAATTGATTCTTGGCGATCAGTAAGCAATATTTTCTTGCCTCAAAGGAGAGGTGGAAAAAACTGTGAAGGAAACACCAATCGAGGGGTGGTATGGGTTTGGGAAACTTCTTCGATATCGCCCTTAGTGCATTTGTCACCACGTGAGGCTCTGTTACGTGATCACCGAATCGTGTTTGACCTACTAAATAGTTCACTACCGCACGCAATGGACTTTGTGGGAAGAGCCCTTGCAACTTGCGCGGTTCCGGCTTGCCCTCAGGCAAGCGGTAAACGCCACTGCGATAGCCATTTATTTCAGCGTATATATGATGGGCGATTAAATCGGCCGCAGCGGCACCACATTCGGGACGTATTTTTTGCAGAAGATGTACCCAAACCTCGCCTGGCACCATTTCCTGCTGCAGGTCAACGACCTCGCGTCCTCCAACGAACTCGCGAACTCCTGGTGTATCCTGGCGATATTGCATGGGTATGTGACGCATAGAAAGTAGCGAACCgatttcaaaattctttaaaGCACTCAGAGCTTCTCTCACCAATTCCGGTTCGGAATCGGATCGACTCACAGTCAACCAAAGTTGCTCCAACGCTTCATCAACTAATTGCTCATACTCCAGGGTCGGCGTGTGCAGCAACGGTATGTGAGCGAAGAAACGATAAAGCGATTTTAGGGCTCTTGGTCGACGTTCGTGCCTAAATTTATTACTGAGTACACGCCAAGTAGAAATTATATTCACAGTATGACTATCACAGAGCGCAACAATAGCGTCCAGGGCATACGAAGTGGCCAGATCACCAGCGTCATCAGTGCACGAGTTCAATGTGTCGGAAAGGTGTGAAACCAAATCGGAACCGTGTTGTGTAGGTCTGAGGAACACAtagattgattttatttatgcatGCAATTAGGGTTCAATATGTTTGTTGCTTACTTGTCATAGCAAATTTCACGGATGGTGTGTGTCTTGGCTATTTCGAATTCCCAACGCTTACTGCTGTCTTTCTGTGGTGTTGAGAGCAACTTAATTAAAAAGGGATATGTGCGCGGCTCGATGCGCCACAATCGCAGATAGAGATCCATACAAAATGTGCCGTTTTCCGTCGTAAGATTTCGTACTGTATTTAAAATCATTGGTATATTATCCTGTAAGCGGAGGAATCAATAGGAATATTGAATATAGGAATGTTatctttacaattttcaatatttaatttacctTAGACACGGCAAAACTTGGTAAGCCTCGAAGTAATTCCATTTGAATTTCTGGTTGTTGCTCACCAGccaatttaaatatgtatgtcattaAGAAATCATAAGCAATGCCACTATTCACTTTGATTATCTCTAATATAGCTTCATAAATCTTAAACCAGCAATCTATGGACGGTTCTTGCGACAAGAAGAGTGCGCGTAGAAACAAATTCAAACGCTGACAAAACATTGAGTTCGCTTTAACATTGAGAGCATCGACAAATGTGAAAACATCTTTGAATTCAGACTCATCAAAGGATTCGACAAGTTTTGCCAAATCGAAGGCAACTGCAATATCTGGATGGTAGTAGCGTACTTGTGCCGGTTTCAAGTCGTTCGTGTGCACCTTCGTTTTTTCTACCGACTCCGTTTCTTTTCCACGCTCAAGTATTTTGCGCACCACTTGATGGGCTAGTGCCAGACCTTCTGCGGGTATGAATGCAGTCTGAGACATCCACTGGATGATACCATCGAGACACATGTTCAGAATGTATTGATTCCCACAGCATTCCTGCACAATAATGAACGCGATTATGCGTAGCAAATCATGTAGATAATTCGGCGACAGCAAGTGCAGACTTTCGGCTAGTAAAATGAGCACTACATTGTAATGATGCACAGTGTGTTCGCGTGTACTATGCAACACACGCAGGAGACAATGAAGGCTGGGTCGCGGATCAATGCCGTATTTGGTGAGGTTGTTCACAATTAACGCTTGAAAAATGCTCAAATCAATAACGGTGGCAAAATCATTAACGTTTAGGCAGTGTTCAATAGCTTCTATTAGCAATATGCTGGAGAACAGGCACGTTGTCGACGAGTTGAATTTACTCCAAGAAAAAATTTCTTGCATGAGTTGTTTAGCATCGTGGTTCGTTTTACTTAGAGATAAAAGACCGGTCCAGATGGTCTTTGAATCGGGCAGTGTTTGAGGGTTGCAAAGTATGTAAAGGAAGACCGGTCGCAAGTACTCAACACTGTGCACTTTAACCCTGCATGCAAcgttatacaaaatttcatcagAAGAAtgttgtaatatatgtatgtatatgtgtgcttacTGTTGATCATGGTGATTACAAATGCCCACAATTTTATTGGCCACATCGTTCATGTTTACAGCGGAGCTTTGCAACAAGGTTATAAGTGGATGTTGTTgcgttttcaagccaaattgaCATTGGAAGTTTTCGTTCTCCTTCAAGAGAGCGACTTTTCTCTTCAAACCAAGCAATAAAATACTGACAATTCCTTCCGTTATAGTCGTGTATTGCGTGGGGctagaaaatgaaaattgtatatattatcctttttttttttaatataaggttttgttaaattttgtttttttttttttgtataatagtTATGGCTTCATGTAATAAGCGCcgttaaaaacttttatttttttcgcaaaataatttttttttaatttttttttaaataaaaagcttcgtatttaaattttttttagaaaaaacttttttattgaatatagtatatcataattatttaaaaaatgcaacaaaacatCTCGACCGCGAACCTTAATGGTTGAGAAGTATCAGTAATGTATGGAAACGCGTTTCGGATATGGGCGTAGTGCTAAAGCCATtgcataaattttatgtttctgcTCACAACGGCTTGGGGATATTCTTAttacatacaattattttataataactttACGCCAGGAAGTGGCGAAGGTTTTTCCGctgaataaattttctattgtttCCTTGCTTTTCTCTAACAACTTGACTTAACGGTCATTAAAATTCAAGTTCAGTGCCATTTCTTATTCACGGAAGTTTGTTAGTGCCACATAACTGTGTTTTGAATGCATATCCTATAGTAAAGCGAATACTCACACATACGAACATAAGAAAATACACACATTTAGATTAGttctaatatgaaaattaaatatcctGTGGTAAATAAAAGTAATCGTCTTAAACCTGAATAAATAATTGGTGACGGAATTACAACTTTTACAACTTAACGGTAACAATGCATTCTTGCGGTAAAAGTACGTTGTACGTTTGACATTGTTTGATATTAACAttcaaagaaaaagtaaatatgtgtatgtatgtacatacatacatatgtatatgtataaagttatttcaattttcataaaaatgtgcGTGCGGCTATCAGATTAAGTTGcgccatttatttatttttcctgaCCAACCTCATAGCACCATTCTTCCAAACAGACCAGCCTCAGTGTgccaattattttcattttcacagATGTACATGTACTTACACATAAATAAGTccttacgtacatatgtacatatgtatgtaaatcctTAGTCTTCCGTTCGGAGTTGGCAATTCATCACAGTATTTTGGAGTCATCGACCACATCACTAGCAGTGGATATTGCAATGGGGTCACCATGTCAGCAGGCAAGTCAATGCCACGTGTCAGAATACTTAATAACACACTTCAAATTTAAGTCGAAATTTGACGGGGCAGCCGACACAGCACGGTCTGTCTGCTTTCTACAATTAATGTCGATATAATGGTAGgtgtgtttgtacatatgtacatgggaATGTCTGCATATTAATAAGAAATTTCGCTTCGTAATATTTGATAATTAACACCCATTGTACTAATCTTCATTAgtgtaatattttatgtaacatAATGCGAAGTGTTCAGAAACCACAGCGGAAGCTTAATATGACGAACCTACTGGCATTGAGCGGAAAATTGAAACAATTACTACATTAGTTGGTGAAGGttgcaaaaacaataagaacTTTAACTTtgtttctcaaataaaaaagttttccttatgagagcttgattttaatcgattagtttgtatggctgcGTGGGTAGGGAAAAACAGAGATTTAGATGGCTAATTGGACTCAGCTCTCACTAGGTGTTACAAGCTTCGGCAAAACCTAATATACCCTTTTTAGGCTATAAATATTTGCCGTAAGACTATGAAAGAGTATTCCTGAAGATCTTATTCTAAAAGCATTTTGAAGCAAGTATTATTAGTAATGTATTTATTCATTATATttccttaaattattttttttttttaagaaattttagaaaactatagaatttatttaaattattaccaACCGCTACATTTTTACTAATTGAAAAACCTATTTTCCAAAAATCGGTTTACGTAATAgaattctatatacatacatataaatgtacgaATGGACTTAGCTaattatacatgcatatatacccATAACCAAAGGATAGTGCCTCttactttaaatttcttaacTATGCAGACATGCAACGGATCAATGCTATAATGAGCAAAGTAATCGCACAAAGTGCAGCCATTTCAAAGCCGGCTATGCAACGATTTTTGTTAGCCCATAGCTTCAGCGGAAATAACGTTGTGGCGTAGTTTTGCGGAAGAACAATTGCACGAAAGAAAAAGGAGCAGCGAGATTGTGTTGCTAGAAGTTACAAAAACTTTCAGCCACTATGCTATGAAGGCGAATAAACAGTGTAAAATATGCGCAGAGCCTTGAAGTCATTTGCTTTTGATTCGCACCCATTTCCGGTGCAAGGACGATATAAAAGAGAATACCAAGTGCCACTTCAACTAAGTACGTTGAGTGTTTATATGACAgtaagttttttgtttgttatatatatttacctgGAGTTCGGCAGCATGGAAATTAGCATGGTTAGCACATTGGAGGAGTCCAAAACACCACCCTCCACTAGCCTCACAAATGTCTGAGAGCTTAATAGACTCAGCTGTACAATATCCGATTTGCATTGTGTttttaaaaactcaatttctttaatattttgttccgatattttcttttctcgactttcg
This DNA window, taken from Bactrocera dorsalis isolate Fly_Bdor unplaced genomic scaffold, ASM2337382v1 BdCtg150, whole genome shotgun sequence, encodes the following:
- the LOC105230498 gene encoding focadhesin — its product is MDEFKNITNASSVVKISACLEKIFKKITESREKKISEQNIKEIEFLKTQCKSDIVQLSLLSSQTFVRLVEGGVLDSSNVLTMLISMLPNSSPTQYTTITEGIVSILLLGLKRKVALLKENENFQCQFGLKTQQHPLITLLQSSAVNMNDVANKIVGICNHHDQQVKVHSVEYLRPVFLYILCNPQTLPDSKTIWTGLLSLSKTNHDAKQLMQEIFSWSKFNSSTTCLFSSILLIEAIEHCLNVNDFATVIDLSIFQALIVNNLTKYGIDPRPSLHCLLRVLHSTREHTVHHYNVVLILLAESLHLLSPNYLHDLLRIIAFIIVQECCGNQYILNMCLDGIIQWMSQTAFIPAEGLALAHQVVRKILERGKETESVEKTKVHTNDLKPAQVRYYHPDIAVAFDLAKLVESFDESEFKDVFTFVDALNVKANSMFCQRLNLFLRALFLSQEPSIDCWFKIYEAILEIIKVNSGIAYDFLMTYIFKLAGEQQPEIQMELLRGLPSFAVSKDNIPMILNTVRNLTTENGTFCMDLYLRLWRIEPRTYPFLIKLLSTPQKDSSKRWEFEIAKTHTIREICYDKPTQHGSDLVSHLSDTLNSCTDDAGDLATSYALDAIVALCDSHTVNIISTWRVLSNKFRHERRPRALKSLYRFFAHIPLLHTPTLEYEQLVDEALEQLWLTVSRSDSEPELVREALSALKNFEIGSLLSMRHIPMQYRQDTPGVREFVGGREVVDLQQEMVPGEVWVHLLQKIRPECGAAAADLIAHHIYAEINGYRSGVYRLPEGKPEPRKLQGLFPQSPLRAVVNYLVGQTRFGDHVTEPHVVTNALRAISKKFPKPIPPLDWCFLHSFFHLSFEARKYCLLIAKNQLLHSGTARRLLENFLVDFEPNCFEEDLLLLFSLLPEISNGVSLQILKNFAEKIAIYSFKESQLSGFTEGCLFEKFIDSVKYIFLGKCDIPEVLDIFTLIIERYMDSMDLDSRLFERYTEVVSVLHPNSIDGLTSPANWWETPIGKLKKATIIRCYLVLYNTQLSNPLKWLAPIIDAYSTRREEQPFFFRHLVSTLYAFKSDEQSCNWIMEMFLQIQALLAESSNKEKLDKVLYLLDIFILAVVVLSGCAVLLGNLDSVATQRKDRFALFPESMQFMCEHIFWKDQEAKIYEFLYNLYKNSAIPEAYAAIFKNAIICSRNKSYFDNKGIWTKYVGMRK